Proteins encoded within one genomic window of Tigriopus californicus strain San Diego chromosome 12, Tcal_SD_v2.1, whole genome shotgun sequence:
- the LOC131891726 gene encoding uncharacterized protein LOC131891726: MTDVVYLDKLNNVDTLREVIAKLPNDMQKRWRKESYVIRTTKNRLVKFKDVFRFIQEEAEVLGDPVFGIVNHSHHTNDRDKKSYSMATTVMPQIAANSSPASNSNGACFFCQGSNHIIDSCFQYEKLSLPERRDFVQEHSLCYGCLRPGHQSRFCTGKLKCKICSKLHPTMLHSPSLGTLTNSPVLKSSPISIGERVDGYRDICLAIVPVKVRIRGQIDFISTYAAQDPYSTATFMTEALANELNARGVKTKIMLTTMDRSNRELDTKIVVNVEVCDMEEENLLHLPPTYTRPSLPMTKQDIPSQNDIDKWDHLRSLPFRRLPAEVGLMIGINAPEALKPLEVIGGKAGDPYALRTSLGWSVNGPMHFKIAGSILNNCVQVTQSTENVIARIYNRDFDDKSPEAPGTSIEDGLFMKNVEKSICFKDGHYTLDLPFRDTPVNLAPNKSQAITRAESLKRRFLKDPQYHEEYNKRMEELLVKQYASKIDPRDTQIQGEWYLPHHGVRHPQKQKLRVVFDCSAKHHGKSLNSELLQGPDLTSSLVGVLIRFREKNYAFTADIEGMFYQVRVPKKDTGYLRFLWWPNGEIGRPLESYHLNVHVFGATSSPSCSNYALRKAGEDARIKYGPEIPNTIANNFYVDDCLKSLDTPEEAIELIKTLQAALLERGFRLTKFTSNSRAILKSVDPEDMASEFKKLNPDTDLMPLERALGVNWCTETDTLRMQVTIANKEPTRRNILSTVASMFDPLGLIGPVILITRIILQELARSKIDWDSSIPENLARRWRDWLSSTDALERFQVDRRLKPEDFGQIVECQLHHFSDASQVGYGTVCYLRMVNEEGGIHCSIVMAKSRVAPLKQITIPRMELQAAVKAIEMDEKIRAEMTLQLKPSEFWTDSETVLKYIQNDQRRFRMFVSNRVNRIREATSTSQWHYINTKDNPADIASRGQSSKDFVQNRLWIHGPQVLWKAHSNWPEYHSSQDFTSDPELRKDISTNLVLQVKDSPIQKLIGHYSSWTRLTKAVAWIIQLKRKILAKTGLRNEDAEAGETFPQYLTPSEMRQAQEEIVRFAQQELLEDGKILAEYNSNLHPFVEDGLICVGGRLRRSLLPHSLKHPALIPKRSRIGELIIKHFHEKGLHLGREYTLAKVREQFWVVSGNSVARKVVKDCLMCRKREARPETQLMSDLPSNRITPEKPPFTYTGVDYFGPFMVKQGRARVKRYGVIFTCLNSRATHLEVAHSLDTDSCINAIKRFTSRRGSIQELRSDNGRNFMGAEKELRSALSAWNREKIQGAALNLGIKWIFNTPYASNHGGVWERQIGTVRKVLFGLVQEQMLHDESLTTLFCEAETAVNSRPLTTLSTDPNDLHPLTPNALLTMRPDVQLPCVVLQEGHGFPKRRWIQVQYMANEFWRRWTGEYLLKLQSRQKWTKVRCNLKVGDIVLVLDPNLPRNEWLLGRVETELPDETGLVRRVKIRTKNTIMTRPINKVCLIAEA; this comes from the coding sequence ATGACCGACGTCGTCTATCTAGACAAGCTCAACAATGTGGATACCCTCCGGGAGGTAATTGCTAAGCTTCCAAATGACATGCAGAAGCGGTGGCGCAAGGAGTCGTATGTCATCCGCACAACAAAGAATCGTTTGGTCAAATTTAAGGATGTCTTCAGGTTCATCCAAGAAGAGGCCGAGGTATTAGGTGATCCAGTTTTTGGAATTGTCAACCACAGCCATCACACAAACGATCGTGACAAGAAAAGTTACAGTATGGCGACAACAGTCATGCCGCAAATAGCCGCCAATTCTTCACCGGCTTCGAACTCCAATGGTGCATGTTTCTTTTGTCAAGGGTCAAATCACATCATTGACTCATGTTTTCAATACGAAAAACTTTCGCTCCCTGAGAGGCGGGATTTCGTCCAAGAGCATTCCCTTTGCTATGGTTGCCTTAGACCAGGTCACCAATCGAGATTTTGTACTGGAaaactgaaatgcaaaatatgttcTAAGTTGCACCCCACTATGCTCCACAGTCCCAGTTTGGGAACTTTGACCAACTCCCCAGTTTTGAAGTCTAGCCCAATATCTATCGGTGAACGCGTTGATGGCTATAGGGACATCTGCCTGGCTATCGTTCCCGTGAAAGTCCGAATTAGAGggcaaattgatttcatttctacTTACGCGGCTCAAGACCCGTACTCTACAGCAACGTTCATGACAGAAGCATTGGCAAACGAGCTCAACGCCAGAGGTGTCAAGACTAAAATTATGCTAACCACAATGGATCGTTCGAACAGAGAATTGGACACGAAAATCGTTGTAAACGTCGAAGTTTGTGATatggaagaagaaaatctATTGCACCTACCACCAACGTACACAAGGCCTTCCCTGCCCATGACAAAACAAGACATCCCATCTCAAAACGATATCGACAAATGGGACCACCTCAGGAGCTTGCCATTCAGAAGATTGCCTGCAGAGGTGGGGTTGATGATAGGGATCAACGCTCCCGAAGCACTCAAGCCTCTCGAGGTCATTGGGGGCAAAGCAGGGGACCCGTATGCACTGCGGACATCCCTTGGATGGTCTGTTAATGGACCGATGCATTTCAAGATTGCCGGCTCCATTCTTAACAACTGTGTTCAAGTCACCCAGAGCACGGAGAACGTTATTGCTCGAATTTACAACAGAGATTTCGATGATAAATCACCAGAAGCCCCAGGAACATCAATAGAGGATGGATTATTCATGAAGAACGTCGAGAAGAGCATTTGTTTCAAGGATGGTCACTACACGTTGGATCTTCCATTTCGCGACACTCCCGTGAACTTGGCCCCAAATAAGTCTCAAGCAATCACGAGAGCAGAATCATTAAAAAGGAGATTTTTGAAAGACCCGCAGTACCACGAAGAATACAACAAAAGAATGGAGGAGCTGTTGGTCAAACAATATGCGTCAAAGATCGACCCAAGAGACacccaaattcaaggagagTGGTACTTGCCCCATCACGGGGTACGCCAtcctcaaaaacaaaagcttCGCGTAGTTTTTGATTGTTCCGCTAAACATCATGGGAAGTCGTTGAATTCCGAACTGTTACAAGGCCCCGACCTTACAAGTTCCCTCGTCGGAGTGTTGATCCGTTTTAGGGAAAAGAACTATGCATTCACTGCCGATATCGAGGGAATGTTTTATCAGGTACGAGTCCCCAAAAAGGATACTGGTTACTTGAGATTCTTGTGGTGGCCCAACGGCGAAATTGGAAGGCCCTTGGAATCCTATCATTTAAACGTCCATGTTTTCGGCGCAACATCATCGCCTAGTTGCTCAAATTACGCCCTTAGGAAAGCTGGAGAAGACGCCAGGATTAAATATGGTCCCGAAATTCCTAATACCATCGCAAACAATTTTTACGTGGATGATTGTTTGAAGTCCTTAGACACTCCCGAGGAAGCCATTGAGTTAATCAAGACTCTGCAAGCCGCTCTTCTCGAACGCGGATTTCGCCTAACCAAGTTTACTTCCAACTCAAGAGCCATACTCAAGTCTGTGGATCCCGAAGACATGGCGTCTGAATTCAAGAAACTCAACCCTGACACTGATCTAATGCCCCTCGAGAGGGCCTTAGGGGTTAATTGGTGTACCGAGACCGACACCTTACGTATGCAAGTGACAATTGCCAATAAGGAGCCCACCAGGAGGAATATTCTGTCCACCGTCGCTTCTATGTTCGACCCACTTGGGCTTATTGGTCCAGTAATCCTAATCACGAGGATTATTCTCCAAGAGTTGGCCCGATCGAAAATTGATTGGGATTCATCTATCCCGGAGAATCTGGCTCGACGATGGAGGGATTGGCTAAGTAGCACCGATGCGTTGGAACGGTTTCAAGTGGATAGACGTCTCAAGCCCGAAGATTTCGGTCAGATCGTCGAATGTCAACTCCACCATTTCTCAGATGCCAGTCAAGTCGGGTACGGTACCGTTTGTTACCTAAGAATGGTCAATGAAGAAGGAGGAatccattgttcaattgtcATGGCTAAATCTCGAGTGGCTCCACTTAAACAGATCACAATTCCGCGAATGGAGCTTCAAGCCGCTGTGAAAGCCATCGAAATGGACGAGAAAATTCGTGCCGAAATGACTTTACAACTCAAACCTTCCGAGTTCTGGACGGACAGCGAGACTGTcttaaaatacattcaaaACGACCAACGCCGTTTCAGAATGTTCGTTTCGAATCGAGTGAATAGAATACGCGAAGCAACCTCCACTTCACAATGGCACTACATCAATACCAAAGATAATCCCGCTGATATCGCATCCCGCGGGCAGTCTTCCAAAGATTTCGTCCAAAATAGGCTGTGGATTCATGGACCTCAGGTCTTGTGGAAAGCTCACTCGAATTGGCCGGAATACCACAGTTCCCAGGACTTCACTAGCGATCCAGAACTAAGGAAAGATATTTCAACCAACCTAGTTCTTCAAGTCAAAGATAGCCCTATTCAGAAGTTGATCGGACATTATTCTTCTTGGACAAGATTGACCAAGGCAGTTGCTTGGattattcaattgaaaagaaagattctGGCAAAGACTGGCCTCAGAAATGAAGACGCTGAAGCGGGGGAAACCTTTCCCCAATACCTTACCCCAAGTGAGATGCGCCAAGCACAGGAAGAAATCGTCAGATTTGCCCAACAAGAGCTTTTGGAAGACGGCAAAATATTGGCGGAGTACAATTCAAACCTTCACCCATTCGTTGAGGACGGTTTGATTTGCGTCGGAGGACGACTTCGCAGATCATTGCTCCCACACTCTCTGAAGCATCCTGCGCTAATACCGAAGAGGTCCCGAATTGGAGAGTTGATCATCAAGCATTTCCACGAGAAGGGTCTCCACCTTGGTCGAGAATATACATTAGCCAAAGTAAGGGAACAATTCTGGGTAGTGAGTGGCAACAGCGTTGCCCGAAAGGTCGTAAAGGATTGTCTAATGTGCAGGAAACGAGAAGCAAGACCTGAAACCCAATTGATGTCGGATTTACCCAGCAATAGAATCACTCCAGAAAAACCCCCATTCACATATACTGGCGTCGATTACTTCGGACCCTTTATGGTGAAGCAAGGGCGAGCGAGGGTGAAACGATATGGGGTAATATTCACTTGCCTCAACAGCCGCGCCACTCATCTTGAGGTTGCGCACAGCCTCGACACGGACTCGTGCATTAACGCAATTAAGAGATTTACTTCACGCCGTGGATCGATTCAGGAGCTACGATCGGACAACGGCCGCAATTTCATGGGAGCAGAGAAAGAATTGCGAAGTGCCCTTTCCGCCTGGAATCGGGAGAAAATCCAAGGAGCCGCCCTGAATCTGGGGATCAAGTGGATCTTTAACACTCCATATGCCTCGAACCATGGAGGCGTCTGGGAACGACAGATCGGTACAGTGAGGAAGGTtttatttggacttgttcaagaGCAGATGCTGCATGACGAATCACTGACGACACTATTCTGCGAGGCCGAAACCGCTGTGAACAGCCGGCCTCTAACGACTCTGAGCACGGATCCAAACGACTTGCACCCACTCACACCCAATGCCCTCCTCACTATGCGCCCGGATGTTCAATTGCCTTGTGTAGTTTTGCAAGAAGGTCATGGATTTCCTAAGCGACGCTGGATCCAAGTTCAGTACATGGCAAATGAATTCTGGAGAAGATGGACTGGGGAGTACCTCCTCAAATTACAATCCAGacaaaaatggacgaaagtTCGCTGCAACCTCAAAGTGGGAGACATCGTTCTCGTTTTAGATCCAAACTTACCCCGCAACGAATGGCTGCTGGGTCGAGTAGAAACAGAGCTTCCGGACGAAACTGGATTGGTCCGTCGAGTAAAGATCCGCACAAAGAACACAATCATGACACGTCCTATTAACAAAGTGTGTCTAATAGCCGAAGCTTAG